The Triticum aestivum cultivar Chinese Spring chromosome 3A, IWGSC CS RefSeq v2.1, whole genome shotgun sequence genome includes a region encoding these proteins:
- the LOC123058898 gene encoding protein SENESCENCE-ASSOCIATED GENE 21, mitochondrial translates to MERVASRCVSLLAQRRGYSAAVTMVKGAGRSAAATEEKTAVAAKSAMAAKKDVGTGAEKAAWVPDPVTGYYRPSGGGKEVAAADLRAKLCC, encoded by the exons ATGGAGAGAGTTGCCTCGCGCTGTGTCAGCCTCCTAGCACAAAG GAGGGGCTACTCTGCGGCCGTGACCATGGTGAAAGGAGCTgggaggagcgccgccgccaccgaggaGAAGACCGCTGTCGCGGCGAAGAGCGCAATGGCGGCCAAGAAGGACGTGGGCACTGGCGCTGAGAAGGCCGCGTGGGTGCCGGACCCGGTGACTGGTTACTATCGGCCGTCGGGCGGCGGCAAGGAGGTGGCCGCGGCTGACTTGCGCGCCAAGCTGTGCTGCTAA
- the LOC123058897 gene encoding ETHYLENE INSENSITIVE 3-like 5 protein, with protein MDKGIHGRRHLSAESADMEHGDGPGGKQREEEEISDSESGSESLEISDLKKRMWKDQMLLTRLEGRAGARGAAPAPAARASPSSSSGQEEPPDVRCRRKAMLRAQDGVLRHMLRMMEACNARGFVYGVIDEAGEPMSGSSDSLRGWWKENVSFDRAGPMGLAGPMGESPVALASSLHRLQDIQDSTLGSVLSALIQHCEPPQRSFPLERGLAPPWWPTGHEPWWGTQGEMQAHQGVPPYRKPHDLKKAWKVSLLSAVIKHMSPRFDQMRKLVWQSKRLQQKMSAKESETWSKVLRQEEKLSSRLKSSLRITPFDQEQADEEDDDEEVKKKKVGKDRDDDGLESVVRGAQDKRKREISRSGSSGGSGSELTIMLPDQLAAAITEESRSPIDELMKLYYGCMQGVETYGDREKDDLPPMHSVLLGGIDEVAQDVLFDIIGSCPEVDHVLRLMGE; from the coding sequence ATGGATAAAGGCATTCACGGCAGGAGGCATCTTTCCGCAGAGTCGGCCGACATGGAGCACGGGGACGGCCCTGGCGGGAagcagcgggaggaggaggagatcaGCGACTCCGAATCAGGCTCTGAGTCActcgagatctccgacctcaagaagCGCATGTGGAAGGACCAGATGCTGCTCACGAGGCTCGAGGGCCGCGCCGGCGCCAGGGGCGCGGCGCCGGCTCCAGCTGCCCGCGCATCCCCCTCTTCGTCGTCGGGCCAGGAGGAACCCCCCGACGTGCGGTGCCGCCGCAAGGCCATGCTGCGCGCTCAGGACGGCGTGCTCCGGCACATGCTCCGGATGATGGAGGCCTGCAACGCGCGCGGGTTCGTGTACGGCGTCATCGACGAGGCCGGCGAGCCCATGTCCGGCTCCTCCGACAGCCTCCGCGGCTGGTGGAAGGAGAACGTGAGCTTCGACCGCGCCGGCCCAATGGGCCTGGCCGGCCCCATGGGGGAGAGCCCGGTCGCCCTGGCCTCCTCCCTTCATCGTCTCCAGGACATCCAAGACAGCACGCTCGGATCCGTGCTCTCCGCGCTCATCCAGCACTGCGAGCCGCCGCAGAGGAGCTTCCCGCTGGAGCGCGGCCTGGCGCCGCCGTGGTGGCCGACGGGGCACGAGCCCTGGTGGGGCACGCAGGGCGAGATGCAGGCCCACCAGGGCGTGCCGCCGTACCGGAAGCCGCACGACCTGAAGAAGGCGTGGAAGGTCTCCCTGCTCAGCGCGGTGATCAAGCACATGAGCCCGCGCTTCGACCAGATGCGCAAGCTCGTGTGGCAGTCCAAGCGGCTGCAGCAGAAGATGAGCGCCAAGGAGTCCGAGACCTGGTCCAAGGTGCTTAGGCAGGAGGAGAAGCTTAGCAGCCGGCTAAAGAGCTCGCTGCGGATCACGCCGTTCGATCAGGAGCAGGCGgatgaggaagacgacgacgaggaggtgaagaagaagaaggttgGGAAGGACAGGGACGACGATGGCCTGGAGAGCGTTGTGCGCGGCGCGCAGGACAAGCGCAAGCGCGAGATCTCTCGCAGCGGCAGCTCGGGTGGGAGCGGATCAGAACTGACCATAATGCTGCCGGATCAGCTCGCTGCCGCAATCACAGAGGAGAGCCGGAGCCCGATCGACGAGCTCATGAAGCTGTACTACGGCTGCATGCAGGGTGTCGAAACCTATGGTGACCGGGAAAAGGACGATCTGCCGCCGATGCATTCCGTACTGCTGGGCGGCATAGATGAGGTGGCGCAGGATGTGCTCTTTGATATCATAGGGAGCTGCCCCGAAGTAGATCATGTGCTGCGCTTGATGGGAGAGTGA